The DNA window CGATCGCATCGCGGGCGAGCAGATTCCGGACCCGGGCGATCATCCCGAGGTTCTGGAGTTGCTCCTTGGACAGTTCGGCGAAGGGGTCGTCGAACTCGACCGCTTCGCTCGGGAGTAGATCCTTCCAAGTGACCTCCCTCGCTTCCTCGGCGGCGGCAGGAAGCAAGGCCGAGAAGGCTGTCAGGAGCAGCGGGACGGCAACCAGTAGCCGGGTCATCATGGGGTCAGGATTCGGAGCTTCGTGCGGGCTGCGGGAGGGATGGTCGCGCGTCGCGGAGCGCATCCGTTCTCCCATTCATTGCCGTGGCCCGTCCTCAAGGCTCGAGGGTGTTCTTGTAGACCTTCCCGTCCTTCATGATGACGGCGAAGTTTTCTTCGGCATCACCGACCAGATTCAAGTCCTCGAGGGGGTTCCCGTTCACGACGATCAGGTCGGCATAAGCACCTTCCTTCACCACTCCGAGCGGCCCTTTCGGATAGGGGCTTCTGGGGCCTGACATGGCCAGCAACTCCCCGGCGGTCGATGTCGCCTGACGCAGCGCTTCGACCGGCGAGTACCAGCGGCCGAGTTTCGCGACGAACTTGCCCTGCTTCAATGCAAGCCCTGGATCGAACAGTGCATCGGTCCCGAAAACGGTCTTCACGCCGATCTCCTTCGCGAGCCGGTAAACCCGGTCGGTTCCTTCCGTGACCTGCACAAATTTGCGTCGGTTTTCGGATCCCTCGGGGAATGGGATCGCGTCCTCATCGTCCAGAATCGGCTGCATGCTGAGAAAGGCTCCCTTTTCCTTCATGAGGCGGAGGGTCGGCTCCGTCAGCAAATGCCCGTGTTCGATGCTCAGGACCCCGGCCTTGACGGCCCTCTGGGCCGCCTCGTCGGTAAAGACGTGGGTGCAAACGTAGGTGTTCCAGTCGGCGGCTGCCGCGACCGCCGCCTCCGTCTCCTCGATGGTGTATTGGGTGACGTCGAGCGGGTCGTAGTTGGAAGAAACGCCTCCTCCGGACATGATCTTGATCTGGGTGGACCCCATGCGGAGAGCTTCGCGAGTGCGCAGGAGCACGTCCGGCACTCCGTCCGCCACGACAAAGTGGCCGATGCGCTCGGCGTAGCTGAGTGGTGCGCCCGGATCGATCGGCACGGCGGTTGGAGGTCGAAAATCGGAGTGTCCCGAAGTCTGGCTGATCGCCGGACCGGACGGGAAAATCCTGGGTCCATCGTAAACGCCCGCATCGGTCAGCTTGCAGAGAGAAAAGACGTTCCCCGCCATGTCCCGCACGGTGGTGAATCCCCGAAGCAACGCCTTCTCGTTGCTCTTCGCTCCGACGAGCAGGTGATACGCCTGGTCGGTATTGAGCAGGGCGGGGACCGAGAGGCTGTTGAACGCGGAGTGCCAGTGCATGTCGATCAACCCCGGCATCACCACCTTGCCTGTCGCGTCGAGGACGGTAGCGCCTTCCGGTGCCTCGATTCCCGCCGCGATCTTCGAGATCATGTTCCCTTCGATGAGGATGTCTTTTCCTTCGATCAGCGTTTCGTTGACGCCATCGAAGATCTTCGCATTCGAGATGAGGGTGCTGGAAGCGGGTTCGTCCTGGGCGGATGCCGAGAGGATCGTGGCCGCGAGGGCCATGGTGAGGCCCGTGAGGTGCTTTTGCTTCTTCATGATTCGTTGGTTCTGGCTGTGATGTAATTCTTCAGATGGGGTTTCACTTCGAAGACGCCAGTTTCTTGGTGATGGCGCGTGCCATGGTCTCATCGTGCTAGTTATTGATCGTGTTCTTGTAGATCTTCCCGTCCTTCATGATCAGGACGAAGTTCTTCTCCGGATCGGC is part of the Haloferula helveola genome and encodes:
- a CDS encoding amidohydrolase family protein, yielding MKKQKHLTGLTMALAATILSASAQDEPASSTLISNAKIFDGVNETLIEGKDILIEGNMISKIAAGIEAPEGATVLDATGKVVMPGLIDMHWHSAFNSLSVPALLNTDQAYHLLVGAKSNEKALLRGFTTVRDMAGNVFSLCKLTDAGVYDGPRIFPSGPAISQTSGHSDFRPPTAVPIDPGAPLSYAERIGHFVVADGVPDVLLRTREALRMGSTQIKIMSGGGVSSNYDPLDVTQYTIEETEAAVAAAADWNTYVCTHVFTDEAAQRAVKAGVLSIEHGHLLTEPTLRLMKEKGAFLSMQPILDDEDAIPFPEGSENRRKFVQVTEGTDRVYRLAKEIGVKTVFGTDALFDPGLALKQGKFVAKLGRWYSPVEALRQATSTAGELLAMSGPRSPYPKGPLGVVKEGAYADLIVVNGNPLEDLNLVGDAEENFAVIMKDGKVYKNTLEP